In Syntrophorhabdus sp., the DNA window CCCGTCCGGGCGGTAGGGGATGTCTGTCTCGCGGGGAGCGCGCTGCGCGAGGAGGGGATCTCCTGGCATTACCTGGAAGACGAGAACGAGATGGTGTCGTCGGCCTGGGCGGATGACTGGACAGACGCGGCGGCGGGGGCGGGATTCCCTGTCGTTGATGTGTGGACGACGGATGCCATCTACCGGGAGACTGAGAACAAGATCGAGGCATGCATCGAGCGGGGCATATCGGTTGTGGAGATGGAGGTTGCATCCTTCTACGCCGTCGCCAGGGCAAGGGACTTGAAGGCCGCAGCCTTCCTTGTCGTCTCCGACCTCTTTAATAATAATGGTACGTGGACGAGCGGTTTCCACACCAGGGCCTTCCGGGAAGGCGTGAAGAAGCTTGCCCGCTTCATGAACGGAAAAGCGGTCCTCTGACCACCACACCCCGAAAACCCGGTTTTTCCCTGAAAAAATTTCCCAAAAGGAAAATTTTTCCCAGCAAAGGAAAAAAGACCGTTTTACGTTTTAGGTTTTAAGTTTTAGGTCTAAAAGATCGAATGCGCACGATGGATTGGCTTTCCCGGCCATTGTTCTTTTGCTTAAAACTTAAAACCTAAAACGTAAAACCGTTTCTTTTCTGGCACACGTATTGCACTATCCCCGGCATGAGCTTTTTTGTGACAGTCGCCGGCAAGTACGTGAATGAGAAGAGGCTGGACATAATCTCCAACAACCTGGCCAACGCTCAAACGGCGGGATTCAAGGCTTCGCGGCCCATTTTCGAGATGATCTCCTCAACGGAAGATGAGACGGGTCAGGTGGGGCTCCTGAAGAACTCCTATGTCAAGCTTTCCGACACCTATATCGATTTTTCTGACGCTTCAATCGTCGAGAGCGGTGCAAAACTGGACATGGCCATCCTTGGCCCCGGGTTTTTCTCCGTGATGACCCCGGAGGGTGTCCAGTACACGCGCAACGGGCAGTTCATGCTCGACAAGTCGAGCCGACTCGTGACCATGAGCGGGGAGCCCGTCATGGGTAAGGGCGGGGAGATCACCATCAATGTCAGCGATGGCAAGGAGATACTCATCGAGGGCGATGGCTCCATATACCTGGGAAAGGACCTCGTGGACACCATCAAGGTCGTTGAGTTCAAGGACCTGAATGGTCTGAAACCCGTAAGCAAGAGCAACTTCACATACACCGGAAACGAGGCGGGAGAGACGCCGAAACTGTACTCCATACGGCAGGGCTCCTACGAGACCTCAAACGTCAATGTTGTCCTTGAAATGGTGGACCTCATCCATACCATGAGGGCATTCGAGTGCTACACGAAGATAGACCAGATGTTTTCCGATATCAACGGCAAGCTGACAGAGCTGGCGAAATTCTAGGAGGAACACTATGATACGGGCGTTATGGACAGCGGGAACAGGCATGAACGTGCAGCAGACCAATCTCGACGTCATCGCCAACAACATCGCCAACGTAAATACCAACGGTTTCAAGAAGAGCCGCGCCGATTTCCAGGACCTCATGTACCAGACCCTGAGACTCCAGGGTGCGAGGACGGAAGGCGGCGGAATGGTCCCCACAGGCATCCAGATAGGACTCGGGGCCATGCTCTCATCGGTACAGAAGGTCTTCCAGCAGGGCGATTACCAGAGGACCGACAACGAGCTCGACATAGCCATAGAAGGCAACGGTTTCCTCCAGGTCAACCTTCCCTCCGGTGACAAGGCGTACACCAGGGCTGGCGCCTTGAAGACCGACGCCGACGGCAAGATAGTGACCACCGACGGCTACACCATCGAGCCGAACCTCACCATACCGGCAAGGACGACGAGCATATCCATAGAGAGCGACGGGACGGTCACGGTCCAGATCCAGGGCCAGTCCTCCCCCCAGCAGATAGGCCGTCTCGAGCTTGCCAACTTCATCAACCCCACGGGGCTTCGGGCCATAGGCAAGAACCTCTTCATGGAAAGCGACGCGAGCGGCTCTCCCACCACGGGAAGACCGGGAGAGAACGGCATGGGCACGGTCCTCCAGGGTTTTCTCGAAATGTCCAACGTCAACGTCATGCAGGAGATGATCAACATGATCATCGGCCAGCGCGCCTACGAGGTCAACTCCAAGGCCATCCAGGCGGCGGATGAGATGCTTCAGATGACCAACAACCTGAGGAGATAGCGTGGATACCCCGGTGAAAACGAGCCGTGATGGGAAGAAACACTGCGGGCTGGAGACGCAAAAGAATCTGTGCCTGGTCCTCCTGCTGCTCTTCTTTCTCGGCGCCGCCGCGGTAGGGTCCTTGAGGACGGTGTACGCCGCGGGGGAATCAACGGCGGAAGCCAGAATAGTCAACTTCGTCAAGGAGATCTATCCCGGAGGCGATGCCGTTCGGGTGAGGCTGACGACGGTTCCCGCCCAGCTGAAAGAAAGAGTGAAGATCATCAACCTCAGCTTTGTGCGCATACCCGACGTCAGCGGCGACGGTATCTGCGCCGTCGAGATCGAGACGGCTCCGGGCAGGCTGCGCACCGTGCAGGTGCCCTTCAGGGTATTCACGAAGCGCGAGCTCTACGTGTTGAAAGCAGCTGGACAAAAGGGTGACGCGATCGGCCCGAAGGACATCGTGGTCCGCGAGACGTACATGAACGGAAAAGGCTCCGGCTATCCGACGTCCGTCGATGACGTTGTCGGCAAGGTCCTCAAGAGGGATGTGCCGGCCAACACGCTTGTCACCGACCAGATCCTCGAGGATAGGATCGTTGTCAGGCGGGGCGACGCGGTCACCATAATCGCCGAGAGCGATAAGCTGGTCGTGCGTACGAAGGGCAAGACCGTCGACAAGGGACGGATGGGCGACGTGATACGGGTGAAGAATACCGTCTCCGGGAAAGAAGTGATGGCGAAGGTCGTGAGCAGCAGCTCGGTAAAGGTCGAGTTCTAGGAGCGTGAGTTCATGAAGACGAGCACCGCATTGTTGATGGTCATCCTGGGGACGGTCATCCTGGCAGGTTGCCAGAGCACCAGTCAATCGGTGATAAAGGACGAGCCCTTTGTCATAGACAACACGTACAAGAGCGTGAAACCGGCTCCGCAGCCTCCCGCGGGGACCATCTACCGCGGGGTCAATGCCAACAGCAACTTTCTGGGTGACCACAGGGCCCGGGGGGTGGGTGACATCATCACCGTCAAGATCTACGAGGTGACGAACGCGTCGGAGAAAGCGGGCACGAAGACGGCGAAGACGTCCACGACGACGGCGGGCATCCCCAATTTCCTGGGACTCGAGTCCAACTTCTATCCCTCGAGCATCACGCCCGACAAGATGATAAACGCCAATACGAAAAACGATTTTGACGGCTCCGGCGAAACCACCCGGGGCGGCTCCCTGACCGCCACCATCACGGCGCGCGTCGTCGACGTGCTTCCCAACGGCAACCTGGCCATTGAAGGGAAGAGGGAGATCAGCATCAATAACGAGAAGAAGGAGATCCTGGTCCAGGGCATCGTAAGACCCAGGGACCTCGATTACAACAATTCCGTGTACTCGACCCAGATCGCGGACGCCAAGATCATCTACACCGGCGTGGGGGTCCTGGGAGAGAAGCAGAAGCCGGGCTGGCTGGCGCGCGTCATGGACGCCGTGTGGCCATTCTGACGGGGGACGGCATGAGTTACCGGGAACGCGTTCACCGCAGCACGATCATAATCTGCACGCTCTTCTTCATCGCCGCCTTCCTCCTGTTCATGGCGGGGATGGCGGACGCGGCCCGCATCAAGGAGATGGGGTACATCAACGGAGCGAGAGCCAATCAACTCATCGGTTACGGGCTTGTGACCGGCCTCTCGGGCACGGGGGACAAGTCGAACACGATCTTCACGAACCAGTCCCTGGCCAACATGCT includes these proteins:
- a CDS encoding nucleoside phosphorylase, which encodes MRRFFDRSRVVLDPRAIAGALTGKGPHELALPERAIVTFSEADLKRLTQNRDASIVDAWAPFRMIHRLSGTSTVVIRSSFGGPNIAALMEELSAFGVREFVLWGYCGGMGPVRAVGDVCLAGSALREEGISWHYLEDENEMVSSAWADDWTDAAAGAGFPVVDVWTTDAIYRETENKIEACIERGISVVEMEVASFYAVARARDLKAAAFLVVSDLFNNNGTWTSGFHTRAFREGVKKLARFMNGKAVL
- a CDS encoding flagellar hook basal-body protein, encoding MTVAGKYVNEKRLDIISNNLANAQTAGFKASRPIFEMISSTEDETGQVGLLKNSYVKLSDTYIDFSDASIVESGAKLDMAILGPGFFSVMTPEGVQYTRNGQFMLDKSSRLVTMSGEPVMGKGGEITINVSDGKEILIEGDGSIYLGKDLVDTIKVVEFKDLNGLKPVSKSNFTYTGNEAGETPKLYSIRQGSYETSNVNVVLEMVDLIHTMRAFECYTKIDQMFSDINGKLTELAKF
- the flgG gene encoding flagellar basal-body rod protein FlgG translates to MIRALWTAGTGMNVQQTNLDVIANNIANVNTNGFKKSRADFQDLMYQTLRLQGARTEGGGMVPTGIQIGLGAMLSSVQKVFQQGDYQRTDNELDIAIEGNGFLQVNLPSGDKAYTRAGALKTDADGKIVTTDGYTIEPNLTIPARTTSISIESDGTVTVQIQGQSSPQQIGRLELANFINPTGLRAIGKNLFMESDASGSPTTGRPGENGMGTVLQGFLEMSNVNVMQEMINMIIGQRAYEVNSKAIQAADEMLQMTNNLRR
- the flgA gene encoding flagellar basal body P-ring formation protein FlgA, which gives rise to MDTPVKTSRDGKKHCGLETQKNLCLVLLLLFFLGAAAVGSLRTVYAAGESTAEARIVNFVKEIYPGGDAVRVRLTTVPAQLKERVKIINLSFVRIPDVSGDGICAVEIETAPGRLRTVQVPFRVFTKRELYVLKAAGQKGDAIGPKDIVVRETYMNGKGSGYPTSVDDVVGKVLKRDVPANTLVTDQILEDRIVVRRGDAVTIIAESDKLVVRTKGKTVDKGRMGDVIRVKNTVSGKEVMAKVVSSSSVKVEF
- a CDS encoding flagellar basal body L-ring protein FlgH, whose amino-acid sequence is MKTSTALLMVILGTVILAGCQSTSQSVIKDEPFVIDNTYKSVKPAPQPPAGTIYRGVNANSNFLGDHRARGVGDIITVKIYEVTNASEKAGTKTAKTSTTTAGIPNFLGLESNFYPSSITPDKMINANTKNDFDGSGETTRGGSLTATITARVVDVLPNGNLAIEGKREISINNEKKEILVQGIVRPRDLDYNNSVYSTQIADAKIIYTGVGVLGEKQKPGWLARVMDAVWPF